AGGTGAGtcatcttaattttcttttgcagCAGGATCGGAGCCCAATCCAAACAAGGAGAATTCTGAGGAAACCAAGCTCAAGGCCAGGAACAGCACTGCTGGATCAGGTAAGATTTGACTCTTTCAAGGTGAGAAGGGCAAGGGCAGCAACACAGGCTCCCCTGGCAAGGAAACTGGGAGTTCCTTGGCAGCCAGGGCCGTACAGATCCTGGACACTGGAGAACAGAAGAGAGCTGGGGTTCGGTGGCAACCTCAGCTCCTGTGTGTCCAGGATGGACTAGGAATTTCAGGGTGTTCAGCTGGAGGCACTTTCTCAAACTCTCATTGTGTTCACAGAACCAGAGTCCAGTTCATATCGGGAAaactgcaggaaaagaaaaatcagttccCAAAACAGCTGCCAAGACAGAGCAGGTAGAGTCTTGgtgttttttgttggtggtggtggtggtttttttgtttttggtttgccCCAAAAGGCAAATAATCAGGAAACTTTTAAACGAGTCTTGAGCGGAAAGGGAGTTACTTATTGACGAGTAAGTTTTTGAGATCTTAGCACTCCGAGAATATCTGGGGACTCACAAGAGGTTCAGCCTCACTTCATTCCAGTGCTGAGATGGTCAGGAAGGAATGGGAGAGACAAGTTGGGTTCACCTGGGTGCACAGGGTGTTCTGGAAATGAGGGTCTGTGGGGACTGCTCTGGTGAGTCTCTCACATGCTTTCTTTGCAGGGAATCGTCCAGAAGAGGAGTGCAGCTTGatgttgaaaaagaaatcaagatccTCCACTGCTGTGCACAACAGTGAAATCCAGGAGACCTGTGATACCCACCATAGGGGACGTTCCAGGGCTCGCACTGGGCACAGCAAGCGGCACAGTTCTCGGCCCCTAGGAGTCCAAACACCGTCACTTCGAAAAAGCTTGGTGACCTCGGTGCGAGCTATGTCAGAGGCTGTTTATCGAGACCTAGCCCAGGTGTGGGCACAGCAGATCCATTCTCCACTGACCTGTGAGCAGCTGACACTGCTCACTCAGCTCCGGGGGCCTCTGTGTGCCCAGGTGCAGACCTTGTATTCCATGGCCACCCAGGCAGCTTATGTCTTCCCTGCAGAGGGCTGGCTTGTCCCAGCCACACTGCCTGGTCCTGGGGATTCAGCCCTGGAGAGAGAAGCCCAGCCCTTCCCTGGGCAGGAGATAACTGAACCTGTCAGTGGATCAGATGAGGCTAAGCTGGGAGCACCTTGACCCTATTCAGCAGAGATGCAGCTCTGGGAATGAGAACAAGGACCTGCTTCTTCTCAGATTCTTCCAGATGACCAGCAGCGACAATTTTAGACACACTGTGTTAATAAATGACAGAACCTGAAGAAGTCATAGGAAAGAAACTTGAGTGGTATACTCAGAATTGTGAGCCCTGCATTTTGCAGACCGCTAAGGCTATAGACAAATGTTATATTTCATGTTAGACATTTGATGTCTTTTGGATGTCTGATGACAGTCGTGCATTTccatataatcagaaaaatattagaatgtaATTGTGAATTTGCACATTTTAGATTgtagaaaagtaaatataaaattatatgttcctttttttttttgagacagtcttgctatgttatccaggctggagtgcagtggcaaaatcttagctcgctgcagcctctgcttcctgggttcaaacaattctcatgcctcagcctcccaagttactgggactacaggaatgtactgccatgcctggctaatttattttttcttgtattgttagtagagagagagttttgtcactttggccaggttggcctcaaactcaggtgatccgccagcctccacctcccaacatgctgggattacaggcatgagcccccttACCAAGAAATTGCTTCTCTTTTAATCCGGAAAATGTTGTAGGCTCTCACTCTTCCAGCCTGAACCCATGGAGTACTAATATCCACAAACCATTAATAGCACTCCCTGTGAAAAAATGTCTatacatttttacagttttatataattatagtaaAATTACTATGCAAGctgtttacttttaatatttctacataaaatttaagTCAAGATATATTAAATGGTAAatgattgtacttatttattgaactgcttcatgttttatttcattttaaaatcctaaatttatattttattgtattttatacatttcaattGATTGTACTATATTGCAGGATATGGAGATTTCATCGCATACTACAATACagtgtattttgttatatttgacGTATATTCTACTTGTATTTTTTACTGAGATCATACAATCTTTCATTATCTAAGTGTATTAATTACTTATTTGGTtgctttataatttcattttatgtgatgaaataaacattaatgtcgtttggaattttaaatttcGTTCATATggaatttgtatttaataaagaTGTGAAAAAGAGAATGTCTTATCTTCACTTCTGTGTCATCCTATCCTTGACCTCCCCACAGCCCACAGCTCTTGTCATAGTACGGGAATAGTGTTCTATCATTACAGGAAATGGGGCCAATTCAATGATAATAGACAGATATAAATTGGAGATATAGAGATTTTATTCTCGACCACTGCAATAGAAAAGAATCACAGTAATGTGAGTCACACAATTTTTGGGTTGACACTGCTTATGAGTTACGCTTACACTATGCTGTAGAATAACTCTGAAATAAATTATGTCTATTAAACAAATGCACATACATAAATAACGTGTCTAAATAACAATGTACATAtcttaatgaaaatgaatttttttgctaaaaaatgttaacacatagatacacacaatGGGGTCATACAATGttgaaaaatagagatggggagaGGAACAGAGATAGAAAGGGAGGAATGGAGCGAGAAAAGGACAGATGGACAGAGGGacattggaaaggagaaagtggggagagggtgaggaagagaggtagggagggaggagggaggaagggaaggacagaaggagaaagggagcaagagacagagagaggaaggcagagagaaaagcgGTCTTCTGCCTCTAGGACCAGCAGGACCTTGCACTCTGGGAAAATGTTGGGTGCCCAGTGCAGGCTGAGTGCTGGGCTGACAGCCGCGTCAGCCTGCGGGGCGCTCACCAGCCCTCCAGATCGCCAGCCTGGGTCACCTCATCCAGGAGCGATTCAGACGAATTCCGCCTCCCAAGGAATGATCCAATTGGCCAGAGAGCAATGAGCGGAGACTCGGGTGATTGTCCGTTTTTCATCCACatggttcacagatgacatagCCCCACGCTGAGCCTGCAACAGAGCAGTCACACTCAGGCAGAGTGAACCATGTTTCCGTGTTCCAGGTTCCTTTGCCCTCTGCAATGAGGGAGCCTGGTGCTCACGTGTCTCCGGCCCCTGAAAGCATGACCATGTTGACTGTTTCCCAAGCTCTGTGGGGACACAGAAACCTCCAGCGAAGCGTGGAAAAGCAGCATCGTgacttccctcccctttccagttTCCAAACAGGCCACAGTGGAGACTCCCCTTGTTGCAGGAAACAGGAATCCGTGGTCAGGCCGTGATGCACCAGACGTTTCTTTTCTCTGTAGTTTCGCTCTCGTTTTCTACATGAAAATGAACGAGATACACCCCTGCGTGTGTGAGACTATCACGGCAACGGCGACACCCACAGGCATTGCCGCCTTCCCGGAGAGGGCCTGGAAAACTCAAGACTGTCATGGAGGTTCCGTTCCACACTCCACCCTTCAGGGTGGTTTCTGCCTGAAAACTGTGCGAGTCAAGACAGCTGTTTCCAGTTTCCATAGAATTACTGGAGAACCTCAGAGAGCCAGCCCCCGAAGCCCCTCTTTCCCCTCCAATCTGGCCctacacccacccaccccacaagtCCCTGGTCCCTGAGGTTTTCGGCTTCAGAGGGCGAGCTACCCCGGGACCTTGGGCCCCAGAGCTCATGCAAGTTAATAACGGGGTGGAGGTGGTAGGTCTTTCTAAGGGCCTCCTGGCTGGACCTGCGCGCAGTGTACAGGCCGGCTGAGGTGCACGGGAGCCCGCCAGCCTCTCTCTGCCCGTGTCCGTCTGTGAAATTCCGGCCGGGGCTCCCCGCGATGGCTCTCCCGACACCTTCGGACAGCACCCTCCCCGCGGAAGCCCAAGGACGAGGACGGCGAAGGAGACTCGCTTGGACCCAGAGCCAAAGCGAGGCCCTGCGAGCCTGCTTTCAGCGGAACCCATACCTGCGCATCGCCACCAGAGAAGGGCTGGCCCAGGCCATAGGCATTTCGGAGCCCAGGGTCCAGATTTGGTTTCAGAATGGGAGGTCACGTCAGCTGAGGCAGCACCGGCGGGAATCTCGGCCCTGGCCCTGGAGACGCGGCCCGCAAGAAGACAGGAGAAAGCGGACCGCCGTCACCGGATCCCAGACTGCCCTGCCGGTTCGAGCCTTTGAGAAGGATCGCTTTCCAGGCATCGCCACCAGGGAAGAACTGGCCAGAGAGACGGGCCTCCCAGAGGCCAGGATTCACATCTGGTTTCAGAATCGAAGGGACAGGCACCCAGGACAGGGTGGCAGGGCGCCCGCGCACACAGGCGGCCTGTGCACCGCGCCCCCCGGGGGGTGTCACCCTGCTCCCTGGTCGGTCGCCTTCGCCCACACCGGGGCGTGGTGAACGGGGCTCCCCGCACCCCGCATGCCCTGCGCCCCTGGGACTCTCCCACAGGGGGCTTTCGTGAGCCAGGGAGCAAGGGCCGTGCCCCTGCTCCAGCCCAGCCAGGCCGCGCCGGCAGAAGGGATATCCCAACCTGCCCCGGCAGGCGGGGATTTTGCCTACGCCGCCCTGGCTCCTCCGGAAGGGGCGCTCGCCCACCCTCAGACTCCTCGGTGGCCTCCGCACCCAAGCAAATGCCAGGAGGACCGGGACCAGCAGCGCGACGGCCTGCCGGGCCCTTGCGCCGTGGGACAGCCAGGGCCCGCTCAAGCCGGGCCACAGGGCCAAGGTGTGCTTGCGCCACCCACGTCCCAGGGCAGTCCgtggtggggctggagccccaggTCGCCGGGGCAGCGTGGGATCCCGAAGACGGGGCACCTTCACCTACGAAGCTCGCGACCCCGGAGGCCTCCGCGTCAAGCACAGATGCAAGCCATCCAGGCGCCCTCCCAAGAGCTCTAGGAGCCGGTGCGCTCGTTTGCACTCACCTCCAGGCTGTTAGATGAGTTCCTGTCGACCCCAGAGTTTCAGCAAAAGTCACAACCTTTCCTAGATCCGGCGCCACTGGAGGAGCTGAAGGACGTGGAAGAGGCCGCTCCGCTGCAACCACTCCTCAGACAGGAAGGACACTGGGCTCTGCTGGAGGAGCTTTAGGACGCGGGgttggggcagggtggggcagggcggTGGCCTCTCTTTCGCGGTGAACCTCTGACTCGGTATGGAGAGACGTGTCTTCCCTTCCAGCTGACCTGTCTAGGATCCCTGAGTTCCAGGTCCGGCGAGAGACTCCACACAGAGGAGGGCTGTCATTCTTTCCTGAGCATCCGGGGACCCAGGGCCCGCCCAGGTACCGGGAGGTGGACTGTCTACTGCTCACGCGCGGGTTTGCAGGCAGcagcctaggtttttttttttttt
This is a stretch of genomic DNA from Nomascus leucogenys isolate Asia unplaced genomic scaffold, Asia_NLE_v1 001299F_43637_qpd_obj, whole genome shotgun sequence. It encodes these proteins:
- the LOC115833984 gene encoding protein FRG2-like-2, encoding MGKGNEDPDLHCSSIRCSTDQPPFQPISFTEKGSEEKKPFKGKGKTAFSHSSEKHMQRQAGSEPNPNKENSEETKLKARNSTAGSEPESSSYRENCRKRKISSQNSCQDRAGNRPEEECSLMLKKKSRSSTAVHNSEIQETCDTHHRGRSRARTGHSKRHSSRPLGVQTPSLRKSLVTSVRAMSEAVYRDLAQVWAQQIHSPLTCEQLTLLTQLRGPLCAQVQTLYSMATQAAYVFPAEGWLVPATLPGPGDSALEREAQPFPGQEITEPVSGSDEAKLGAP